The window TATGTAACATTTGTTTTGTTTCTAAATTCTAACAGTTAGATCCTATGTGCATCCACTCACAAGTACAATATTTTGGATAGTAAACATTCCAGAAGAGCTTCAGGATGTCATTACACAGAAGCTCGTTTCCTGAAATATGTAAGTTTGGTAAATAATATCTGCCATCAATAGTATGGCTTCACTTCCAGTCACTTTATCAAAAAGTGATCTGCCATGGTTCTATCTTATGCATGCTAACTACAGCATTGTGTACCATTTTTGTGTAGTGTTGTTGCATGTTCGGACTTGTGAGCTAATATTGCAGCAGATTTGGTGTTCTTCCAGAATGGAATGCTGGATCCATGGTTCGAGAGCAAGGGTCTAGTGGACGCAAACCAGGTCTTGGCCTACTTCGCTATATCAAAGCTTGGAGAGCCACCAGTCGATGGGATTACTGATACCAACCCAGAGGGGTTGACTGCTGCATTTGGCAGCTGGGCTCCTGCAGTGGCTGCCCGCCTGCAAAACGGCGGACTTACCTGCAAGGTGAGGTTATGAGCATTTGCTTCAGAAGTTCTGTATTCCGTTCATCCATAAATTTCCCATGTTGTGTTGGCCATTTTCAAATTTTATATTACTTTTTGTTGTAAGGTGCAAACAAGATAGATATCTACTCAAAAGAATTGTTTGGGCAGCCCTTGCAAAAGTTTGGACCCTTACGTTGAATTGTGTCAGACAAAACTTAGAATAAATCATGATCCCTTCCCTATGCATTATTTATTTTCATCCTGTCAAAATTTGTTCAACGCATCAAAATGGTTTCTCCCTACTATAAGATGTGAGTAGTAGGGAAATGAATATGTTTATTCTAAAAAATGGGTACGAAAGATAAAGTTTTGAAAAATCATGGTCTGTGCCTATACATTTGCAGGAACCTCCTTATTTCTGCACACTGTATTACATAGCAGGTGCAAGTAATACATTACTTAAATCATGAAAGTTGTGCATTTACTTGTCATAACTGTTAGACAAAGGGGTACGGCAGCCTCTAGGACTGTCGTCTGGTTCCTCTTGCTGGGCCTGTGCGCCCCTGTTGGGCCTAGCGCGCATATGGCTAGGATAGATAAATTGATCTTGATGAGGCAAGTGTCACCATTGATTGGTTCTACTTCTGTAAACCTTATGTcatccttgcctatatatgtgTAACATCATATCCTCCATATCAATCTATTATTCCTTGTGCCTAATCCAGATTAAAATAACATTATAATAACCATAATGATGAAAATCATCAAAGTCAGTGAGCTCAGGGAGTTATGGTTCATCACCAAAATTATCTTCTTGCAATAGGAATCAAAATATTAGTAATTAGTAAAGTACTGTTTTCATGTTTGTCTATTGATGTTCTCTTTTTTTTTAGAACGTCTATTGATGTTCTCATGTAACGGTCCTTGCACTTACTTTTTTTTTGCATGTTCAAGTATTGAATTATGATCATTTGTAGTAATTGTGTATTTGTGCTGCAACCTACCCCATCAGGTGCTTGAAAAGGAAGCCTTTCAGAAGCAGATGCTAGAAAAGTTGATATGGATTTCAGCTTTCATGCTTGTTGGTGCTCGGCATCCAGGGGCTACTGTTGGTGTGGTGGaaaaagattaccgatctgaGGTTTGTTCTGTCATGAATGTTTTACAACCAGTCCAAATCATTGGCTATCTTTTGTCCAATTATCACTGAGAAGCAAGGATCATTTTTCAAGAGACTGAATTGCACTGTTATCTTGGTAGGTTGCGAGCCTGATAGCTGAATTAACATCGGCTGCGGCTGCAGAGAGAGGGCTCACATTCGACGAAGGCATAGAGGAGCGGCTTTGTGCTTACTCCAGGGCTGTGGCACACTTCCCTACAGCTGTGAAAGAGGCAAGTCCTACCAATGAGGATCTATTGAGAAGTTAAGCCCGAACATTGTTTTATTCCCTGCTAAATTAAAATATGCTAATTTGAATGGAGCAGTTCAAGTGGAGGAATGGTTGGTTTTACTCCCTCACCGAGAAGGCGCTTGCAGCAGGAAAGCCAGATCCTTGCCCACTACACACAGCTTGGCTCAAGGAGATTAAGGTCGTATAAAATGTTTTCATCTACATGAGCTTCGTTAGAATCACAAAACAGTTGCATGTTACCTATATAGAGAAAATTGCTTGTTCCCTGTATACTTTTTGGTGTCTTGTGTCAAAACAGAATGTCTGAAAGGTTTGCTGCCATCGGTGTCGAAATGTTAAATCAAACTGGGACTAGACATGTCTTAAACCTTATCATAGAGGCAATGTGGTTCCACCTAACAAGATTTTGAGCCTGTTTGGGATGGCTTATACTCCGTCCGTTTTTTTTACATGTCatattagctttgtcctaagtcaaacatttgTATCAGACCCCCCACAAACGCCCGCGTCGCTCCCCCACACGGGGCGACTCGGGCGGCCCCCGCCGCGCCGCCTCCCTCACACCCCTCTCCTCCTCGCCCGCCGTGCCGCCGCCGGAGCTGGCTGCCGGCATGGCCGCCCGGCCGGCTGTGATGGTGGCGGCGGGGCTCTCCCTCCTCGTGTTGGCGGCGCACCTGCAGCAGGCCGGCGGTCCGGCCCCGCGCGACCGGCGTGGAGGTTGACGAGGTGGCTGCCGCGGCTGCTGCAGCGCCGGCTGGTGTCCGTGCAGGCCAAGGGATGGCGGCGAGGGCGTCTTCTTCTCCTCTcttgatggcggcggcggcgctggctgaGGCCGCCGGTCCGGGGCCCAGTCGGACAGATCCGGACCCCAGGCTGCCGGATCTGTCTTGGCGGCCGACGGCGGttgcggcgtcggcggcggtggccggGGCCGGGGCCCATGCATGCGTTGGGGGCGGTGCTTTCTTCTCTGCCGTCCCTCCCCTCATGGCCTTGGCTGCTGCTACTCAGGGGTTGGCTATGCCCGGAGTAGCGACCTCTGCCGGCCAGCCTGTCCGGAGCAGCGACCTCTGCCGGCCAGCCTGCCCGCGGCGGCCGGTTTGGCGGCCAAGGTGAACGGTGTCTGCAGCTATGGTCAAGACGGAGGCGTCGGCGTCGGCAGGGGGCGCCGGATTCGGGGCCTTGCGTCCGGATTCGGCTGCCCCAGGACATGGGGCAGAGCCTGACATGGTGGGGCACGCTGGCGGTGATGACGGCAGCGACATCGGCAGGTGCCAGAGCCGACGACGTTGGTCAAATGCGGCCTCGGCGTGCGGTGGTGTGACGCGAGCGGCAGAGTCAGGTCCGGCTCTGCGTGGCCCGGTCGGAGGGGGTGGCGGCCGATGCAGCTGTGCGGCTGCTACGTGCAACCGGCGCGTCGATGCCCCTCTTAAGGGGCTTCCGTGGGGCGCCGGGACAACGGCGATGGCGGTGAAGGCTGGCACGGGTCTGGCTTCGCGACCCGACGAGTGTGCTAGAGGGTTATTGGGCGAAAGCCTTGGCGACGGCGACACCGTTGGGCGCTGCTTCCCTGTTGGGGGCGTCGTATTTCCCCACTAGCATGTCTTCCAATGGTGAAAACTCAGTCCACTTTGGACGTGCGACGGTGACGCCATTGGCGTCActcccttcctgaaggcgtcacATTTGGATTATTGTCGCGGTTTCGATGCGGGGCG of the Miscanthus floridulus cultivar M001 unplaced genomic scaffold, ASM1932011v1 fs_118_3, whole genome shotgun sequence genome contains:
- the LOC136530401 gene encoding uncharacterized protein, producing the protein MALKAAVSVTPLLPSPPLRCLLLSASSSSSSAAARRIAKVSAAMATTAVQPAVVVGGGRVGQALLSMGPPGGDVLVGRGEKVPDDAPGPILVCTRNDDLDGVLEATPKSRWRDLVFFQNGMLDPWFESKGLVDANQVLAYFAISKLGEPPVDGITDTNPEGLTAAFGSWAPAVAARLQNGGLTCKVLEKEAFQKQMLEKLIWISAFMLVGARHPGATVGVVEKDYRSEVASLIAELTSAAAAERGLTFDEGIEERLCAYSRAVAHFPTAVKEFKWRNGWFYSLTEKALAAGKPDPCPLHTAWLKEIKVV
- the LOC136530403 gene encoding uncharacterized protein, with amino-acid sequence MHGPRPRPPPPTPQPPSAAKTDPAAWGPDLSDWAPDRRPQPAPPPPSREEKKTPSPPSLGLHGHQPALQQPRQPPRQPPRRSRGAGPPACCRCAANTRRESPAATITAGRAAMPAASSGGGTAGEEERGVREAARRGPPESPRVGERRGRLWGV